A stretch of the Gemmatimonadota bacterium genome encodes the following:
- a CDS encoding HAMP domain-containing histidine kinase, whose amino-acid sequence MMKIKWPIALATMFLVQLGWFLLYTGQIMSALEENTERLSEIYHEVQTGITTMAPSASEEALYNLQGIILGSGVPLVVTGPGDTVLMAENLDFEADIDTPEGQAAVRAHIPTLDDQHPPVGDPNLQRVHFGNTPEVERLRWIPWLQAGLLLFTVFIGFVAIRYQRRAESEKAWTSMARELAHQLGTPLSSLAGWLEVLSLPVGERPGGLRDGEIAGSIGEDLERLERISHRFELIGREPELESLSVRQVVSDLEQYLAVRIPRLSRKGVELVVDIPPGLPRVQGNEVLLIWALENVVKNALDALAGRGGKITIYAREIGGKWISLRIRDTGPGVDPEIRDKLFEPGVTTKSGGWGVGLALSRRIVEGVHRGHIELLEGLEGTTFQIRLPAADA is encoded by the coding sequence GTGATGAAGATCAAGTGGCCCATCGCGCTGGCCACGATGTTCCTCGTGCAGCTCGGTTGGTTCCTGCTGTACACCGGGCAGATCATGAGCGCGCTGGAGGAAAACACCGAGCGCCTGAGCGAGATCTACCACGAGGTGCAGACGGGCATCACGACGATGGCTCCGTCGGCGTCCGAAGAGGCGCTCTACAACCTTCAGGGCATCATCCTGGGGTCGGGTGTGCCGCTCGTGGTCACAGGACCGGGGGACACGGTCCTCATGGCCGAGAACCTGGATTTCGAAGCGGATATCGATACTCCCGAAGGACAGGCGGCCGTCCGGGCCCACATTCCCACTCTGGACGATCAGCATCCGCCGGTCGGTGATCCCAATCTCCAGCGCGTCCACTTCGGCAACACACCCGAAGTCGAGCGGTTGCGATGGATCCCGTGGCTGCAGGCCGGGCTCTTGCTGTTCACCGTGTTCATCGGGTTCGTCGCAATCCGCTACCAACGTCGAGCCGAGAGCGAGAAAGCTTGGACATCGATGGCCCGCGAGCTCGCACACCAGTTGGGCACGCCGCTCTCTTCGTTGGCGGGGTGGCTCGAAGTACTCAGCCTTCCGGTCGGCGAGCGCCCCGGCGGACTACGCGACGGCGAGATCGCCGGCTCGATCGGCGAAGATCTGGAGCGGCTCGAGCGGATCAGCCACCGCTTCGAGCTCATCGGGCGAGAGCCCGAACTGGAATCTCTCTCGGTCCGTCAGGTAGTGAGCGACCTGGAGCAGTACCTCGCGGTCCGGATCCCAAGGCTGAGCCGCAAGGGTGTAGAGCTGGTCGTCGACATCCCCCCGGGTCTGCCGAGAGTGCAGGGCAACGAAGTATTGCTGATCTGGGCACTGGAGAACGTGGTGAAGAACGCCCTCGACGCGCTCGCCGGTCGGGGTGGAAAGATCACCATCTATGCCCGCGAAATCGGTGGCAAGTGGATCTCGCTTCGCATCCGGGACACCGGTCCGGGCGTCGATCCCGAGATTCGGGACAAGCTCTTCGAGCCGGGCGTGACGACGAAGTCAGGTGGATGGGGGGTCGGGCTCGCGCTCTCCCGTCGCATCGTCGAGGGCGTGCACCGGGGACACATCGAACTCCTCGAAGGACTCGAGGGCACCACGTTCCAGATCCGACTGCCGGCCGCCGATGCCTGA